The following proteins come from a genomic window of Leopardus geoffroyi isolate Oge1 chromosome A3, O.geoffroyi_Oge1_pat1.0, whole genome shotgun sequence:
- the PAX1 gene encoding paired box protein Pax-1: MKFTLGLGSRAWRVSWERPGEGGCALRGGARRISSPRPVRRGSRLARALPLCLSRGGGARALPDCAGPSPGRLGARQLAGPRAMEQTYGEVNQLGGVFVNGRPLPNAIRLRIVELAQLGIRPCDISRQLRVSHGCVSKILARYNETGSILPGAIGGSKPRVTTPNVVKHIRDYKQGDPGIFAWEIRDRLLADGVCDKYNVPSVSSISRILRNKIGSLGQPGPYEASKQPPPQPALPYNHIYQYPYPSPVSPTGAKMGSHHGVPGTASHVSIPRSWPSAHSVSNILGIRTFMEQTGALAGSEGAAYSPKMEDWAGVNRTAFPATPGVNGLEKPALDADIKYTQSASGLSAVGGFLPACAYPASNQHGVYSAPAGGYLAPGPPWSPAQGPPLAPPGAGVTVHGGELATAMTFKHPSREVADRKPPSPGGKAPDGLSGLHGLPIPASTS; this comes from the exons ATGAAGTTCACTCTAGGCCTGGGGTCGCGGGCGTGGAGAGTGTCCTGGGAGCGCCCGGGGGAGGGCGGCTGCGCGCTCCGCGGCGGCGCACGGCGCATTTCCAGCCCGCGGCCCGTCCGCCGCGGCTCACGACTCGCGCGCGCCCTCCCTCTATGCCTCTCCCGCGGCGGCGGCGCCCGAGCTCTCCCGGACTGCGCCGGGCCCAGCCCCGGCCGCCTCGGCGCCAGACAGCTGGCTGGCCCGCGCGCTATGG AGCAGACGTACGGCGAGGTGAACCAGCTGGGCGGCGTGTTCGTCAACGGCCGCCCCCTGCCCAACGCCATCCGCTTGCGCATCGTGGAGCTGGCGCAGCTGGGCATCCGACCCTGTGACATCAGCCGGCAGCTTCGCGTATCCCACGGCTGCGTGAGCAAGATCCTGGCGCGCTACAACGAGACAGGGTCCATCCTGCCCGGGGCCATCGGGGGCAGCAAACCTCGTGTCACTACCCCCAACGTGGTCAAGCACATCCGGGACTACAAGCAGGGCGACCCTGGCATCTTTGCCTGGGAGATCCGCGACCGGCTGCTGGCCGACGGCGTTTGCGACAAATACAACGTGCCCTCTGTGAGCTCCATCAGCCGAATCCTGCGCAATAAGATTGGCAGCCTGGGTCAGCCGGGGCCTTACGAGGCGAGCAagcagccgccgccgcagccggCCCTGCCCTACAACCACATCTACCAATACCCCTACCCCAGCCCTGTGTCGCCCACGGGCGCCAAGATGGGCAGCCACCACGGGGTCCCGGGCACAGCAAGCCACGTCAGCATTCCCCGTTCGTGGCCCTCGGCGCACTCGGTCAGCAATATCCTGGGCATCCGAACATTTATGGAGCAAACAG GGGCCCTGGCTGGGAGCGAAGGTGCCGCCTACTCCCCCAAGATGGAAGACTGGGCCGGCGTGAACCGCACGGCCTTCCCGGCCACCCCTGGAGTGAATGGTCTCGAGAAACCTGCCTTGGACGCAGACATTAAATACACTCAG TCGGCCTCTGGCCTCTCTGCGGTAGGCGGTTTCCTCCCGGCCTGCGCCTACCCTGCCTCCAACCAGCACGGCGTGTACAGCGCACCGGCCGGCGGCTACCTCGCCCCCGGCCCGCCTTGGTCGCCCGCGCAGGGCCCCCCGCTGGCGCCCCCCGGGGCCGGCGTCACTGTGCACGGCGGGGAGCTGGCCACAGCGATGACCTTCAAGCATCCCAGCCGGGAAG TGGCCGATCGGAAGCCTCCCAGCCCCGGCGGCAAGGCCCCAGACGGCCTGAGTGGCTTACACGGACTGCCCATCCCGGCCTCGACCTCCTAG